The Panthera leo isolate Ple1 chromosome D1, P.leo_Ple1_pat1.1, whole genome shotgun sequence region ccacccaggtgtccctcctagTCTTTTCTGAAGAATGATTGAAAATAATCCTGAACTCGACACTAATTTGGGCTAAATAAAAAACATCATTTATGCCTCACTTTTCATTGTACAGAATCCCAACTTTTCTTGACATCAAGCTGACATATCATTTCCTCTGGTGTTGGTTCTGTTCTTCCTCTTTCAGGTAGTAGTTCTTAAGTAAGAATCATATACTTGATGGAGATGTCTTCTCTTATAAGCGTGTTGCCTGAATTTATGGGTATGAGGAGtggaagatggagggagggatatTATCTCTAACAAaaccaaattagaaaatatctggaTATTTAGGATGAAAGGATATATGTTAGAAAACTGCCagtggcaaaagacatgaacacttttccaaagaagacatccagatggctaagagacacatgaaaaaatgctcaacatcactcatcatcagggaaatacaaatcaaaaccacagtgagataccacctcacacttgtcagaatggctaaaatgaaaactcaggaaacaacagatgttggcgaggatgcagaaagaagggaacatttttgcactgtttgtgggaatgcaaactagtacagccactctggaggacagtctggaggttcctcaaaaaattgaaaatagagctaccctatgacccaacaattgcactaccaggtatttatccaaaagatacaaaaatgctgatttgaaggaggATGTGTATCCCAAagtttacacttgatcttagccaaaaggctgagaagcgattgTGTATCCCAAAGTTTAAAGCAGTAccatcaacaataaccaaattatgggaaaagcccacatgtccatcgactgatgaatgaattaagaagatgtggtatatacatacagtggaatattactcagtgatcaaaaagaatgaaatctggccatttgcaacaacgtggatggaactagagtgtattatgctaagagaaataagtcggtcagagaaagacaaatatcctatgatttcactcatatgtggaatttaagaaacaaaacagatgaacataggggaaaggaaggaaaaataagataaaaatagagagggaggcaaaccataagaaacgtttaaatacagagaagaaactgagggttgatggagagaagtggggtggaggatggactaaatgggtgatgagcattaaggaggacacttgttgggatgagcactgggagttatatgtaagtgatgaatcactaaattctactcctgaaaccattattgcactacatgttaactaacttggatttaaattaaaaaaaaagaaaaagaaaaagaaaaagaaaactgccagTGGATTCTGTTTGGGAGAACACATATGAATTTTATCTTCTTAGAGCCTCATAAAGGATCGTCTAGTGTAAGAGAAGTGTTGAGCCAGCAGTGTACAAGGCTTGGTACCTTCTGGATCGTATGGAAGATCGTAGGGATGTCCATGTCATGGAGTTGAGTTTCTCAGCCTCTTCTGAGGAAAGTCCCTTTACAAGCAGGTGATGGTGGTAGTGAGACACCAGTCCCAATACTAGCCATGAAATATTCCTCAAAGACCtagttttgaaattgagaaatCTCTACAGTAGAAAGAGAATTTATTCTCCCTCCTATTCCTCCCTCTccacagatagatagatgatagatagatagagataggtAATTCTGCCTTACAAGGCAACAATTTTGTATGATTCATTATCATTTTTTGAGCAGgtatcaagtgtcagacactttaTTAATGACTTCGCATCTATTGTCTTATTTAATACTTGTAATTTCTCAGCTGGGATTACTATTGCCAGATTACCTATAAGGATCCCAGAGATTTGTTCGGCCGTACCGAACGTAGATTTTGAAGCGTGCCTGCTATCAATGTTAAATTCTTGGTTCTTTAAGTTTCCCCATGGACTctggagagaaaacagaattccGAAAGGCTGCCCAGATTGCTGTCCCCTGTGTACATTCCCTGCTAAATTGCCTCCCTTTGAGTGTGGGTGAGACCCAAGGCTGTGATGGCATATCACTCTTGATGCATTCTGTTACCTCACACTTTTGTCACAGCAAACTCAAGAGAACTTctactggctttgaagaagtaAGCTGCCAGGGGGTTATCAGATGGCCAGGTGGTTAGGACTGGAGGTTGGACTCTAAGGCTGAGAGTAATGATCCCTGCTAATGGGCAGCAGGAAAGACAGAGACCTCAGTCCTAAATGTGCAAGGAacagaattctgccaacaacttcCATAAGCTTGGAAGCGGATCCCAAGCCTCTCATGAGATTCCAGACTCAGCTGACATCTCGATTTCAACCTTGAGCAGAACACCCCACTCACCTGACTAAAACACTGTAAGAatggacatttgcattgttttgtgCTACTAAATGTGTGGTCATTTATGATACATAAATAGAGATTGATACAATGGGTTTCTCTGACTTTCTACTGCATACATCTGTGTGCACCTTCCTTTGTGTGCgtgtggggggggagagaggatgaTGATGGATCATTCTATCATTTTTACCAAATAAGTTTTGTAACAGGCAAAGTTGAGGTTAACTTTAGGATGATCTACTATGGATGATGCAGTTGCCACATGAAAATgggttttcagttttcagtgaaatgctgggtgctctctctctcttctttaggGAGAGGTGCCAAAGGCGTGGAAAATGAGAAACATGAGCGTAGTGACAACGTTCATCCTCATGGGTCTTCCCCATGCACCAGCACTGGACATCCCCCTCTTCGGAATCTTCTTGGTGACTTACGTACTCACTGTGGTGGGGAACTTCCTCATCCTGCTGGTGATCACGGTGGATTCCCACCTCCACACTCCCATGTACTATTTCCTGGCCAACTTGTCCTTCATCGACATGTGGTTCTCCACCGTCACGGTGCCCAAAATGCTGATGCCCTTGGTCTCCCCGGGAGGCGGGGCCATCTCCTTTCACAGCTGTGTGGCCCAGCTCTACTCCTTTCACTTCCTGGGGAGCACCGAGTGTTTCCTCTACACAGTCATGTCCTACGACCGCTACCTGGCCATCAGTCGGCCGCTCAGGTATGCCAGCCTGATGGGTGGGAGAGCGTGTGCCCTCCTGGCCACCACCACGTGGCTCAGCGGCTCTCTGCACTCTGCCGTCCAGACCACACTGACCTTCCGCTTGCCCTACTGTGGGCCCAGCCAGATCCAGCATTATTTCTGTGACGGACCACCCATCCTCAGACTGGCCCGTGCAGACACGTCCATGAATGAGATGGTGATCTTTGTCAACATCGGGGTAGTGGCTTCAGGCTGCTTTCTCCTGATAGTGCTGTCCTATGTGTCCATCGTCTGTTCCATCCTGAAGATCCGCACCTCCGAGGGGAGATGCAGAGCCTTTCAGACCTGTACCTCCCACTGCATTGTggtcctttgtttctttgttccctgTGTTTTTGTTTACCTGAGGCCAGGCTCCAAGGATGCTGTGGACGGGATTGTGGCAGTTTTCTACACTGTGCTGACTCCCCTTCTAAACCCTGTGGTGTACACCCTGAGGAACAAGGAAGTGAAGAAAGCTCTATTGAAGCTTAAAGACAAAGTAACGTagtcagagaaaataaacacTGGAAAGTAGATATGCCTGTTGAAAAAAGCAGTGGCAAAATTTAGTCATCACCATGAAATTTATTACATGTGTAGCTCAGTGTTAAATGTTGTCCAAAACCATCTACTCAGCAATATTTGTTTCATGGATTTGTCTGAGGAATTTTCAAAAATcacaattaaatttttgtttgtgatGAACTTGCTTAAATTTTGATCTATCAATGCATGTCTCTGTAaaaggtttatcttttttttttccatttcattgagaTACAATCCATATACCATTGTTTTAGCcttcttaaaaaaagttaagtattCTGGTTGGATGTTGGACACACAGGGTTGCGTTAGGTCACATGCCTAAGTCtataatatgctttttttttttttttttttgctgaagtcTTATGTACACAACAATTTACAATCCTGGGCATACCATTCAAGGACAGCAACAAATATCAGCATCACTTACTCATGGTTGCAAGGGCGCAACGGACTGCTTTCTCAGTCTTGTtagtggctgtgtgtgtgtgtgtgtgtgtgtggtgtgagggtGTCCCAGTGTGACCACCCCTCTTCCTGGTACATCACAACCGTGCTAACCATGCCCATACTACAAGAGTTCTAAGCTCAGAGCAGCTCATTATCTCCCTAGGCGGGTCTGCCAGGACAGGCTGTGGTGCTGACGTGCTCTTCTCAGTGACTGCGAACAGTCTTCACCTTGTGAGAGCCCTGCAGTTTCCCTGGTTGGGTGAGGCAGATGAGGATGAAGTTGAGGGCAGAAACCAGTCGTCTCCGTCACATACTCTGACCTTGAATTCCCGTGCTACCTGACCAGATAGTATTGGATAGCAGATAGATCGAACCATTTGATGCTGGATTCTTTTACTACAGCTGGTGGCTGCTGGTCATCTGCCCAGGTAGCTGCCTCCCCTACCATCCCAGGGTCTTGGAAAGTTAGCTGCACCAAACTACAAACTGCTTTAGGACAGGAGCACCCCACACTGCAGGCTGGGGCCAGTGATGTTTCCCGTGTAAAAGGTAGAAAAGTGAAAATGTATTTAAGGAACGTGTCATCATGGGGTTTCaacatatttcttttccaaatcaGGAAAAAAGTCTAGTGAGGACAAAACACTGTAAAAATACTTAAAGTTGAGCTACATAGTTCATACCTGTGGGCTTCCACATATAATGGATGAAATGCTGTATTTGcatccaaacaaaaacaaatattggcTCACATgagtttggaaataattttatgctGTGTACCTCAattttctatctcaaaaaaaaaaaaaaaagactctttctcggggaacctgggtggctcagttggttaagcgtctgactcttgatttcagctcaggtcataatctcatggttcatgagttgagcaTGAGCACagagttgagctctgtgctgataatgtggaggctgtttgggattctctctccctctctctctctgagccttcccatgggtgctctctttctctttctctaaaataaaattaacataataataataaagacttaaaaatactgttatgaggattaaatgagattaaataGAAGTGGCTTGAGTGACACTGATtcataataaattctttttttaagtgcttatttatttattttgaaagagggtgggggaagggaattgagagagagaaagagagagagagagagagcgggaatcccaagcaggctccatgctgtcagcacagaggctgatgtgggctcaatctcatgaaccgtgagatcatgacctgagccaaaatcaagagtgggacacttagccaactgagccacccaggtactcctgaTTCATTACAAAATCTTAACTAAAGTCCTCAAATTCAATCCTGGGGCCACCAGTCAGATAGCCTGATTCTCAGAATTATTCTCTACACAAATTGTTTTCATGATTCCCAGCCACTGAAATAGTATTTTTGAAGACGCATgaatgttgctttttttaaatcaccttaaattatacataataaattACTGTAGCTAATTGTGGACAATTTAATCATTCTGATTAATTAACTATTTTGATAAATGTGGTACTCCTATGTTTACTATTTTCAAGGAATTTAACTGTAGGAAAATACTTAAAGggttaaaattataataaatgaaaaaatatatataataaatgaaattattctaGAATAATTCAGAGGCAGAAATAGTAAACAATATTGAGCTTGGGATATACTAGATACttcataaattaataatttaatttattaaatgaactctattgatgtgggaaacaaaggcagaaattgcagataaaattaaatttctgtataacctgcagcccattgacaaatacttgaggcagacagagtaaaacatttctccagaactccctactgtcttgatACTAATTTTTTGCTAGAGGGACAAAcagccttagcttgacaatatctgggcctccaggatcctgtgagcCTTCTTTAGCGTATgcaaatctcactggaaacttcccctggactttacttcccccaactccatagtatataaccagtgtCTCCTGATGGTCCCTGGGCAGCTCTTTCTgaccacgggtcctgtccctgtgctttaataaaatcacctttttgcaccaaagacatctttaagaattccttcttggcAATTGGCTCCGGACCCCACgaaccccactgtcaccccaaaATATTCTCAGCATCTGTGAGATAGGTTCCGTTATTACATACattgagaaaatgaagaaggtTAAATTACTTGGTAAAATTCACACACTAGTAAGGAATATGGTGAAGGCATATGGTTTAATTTCAGACTATCTGGCACTAATTTCAGACTATCTGTTAAATTCTACTATACATTATGATCGCTAATTTCAGGAACTTTCCATTTTGTGAGGAGCAGAGCAATGTCAATGAACATCAATAATTACTGGAAtaacaaaacagatttttgaaTAGTTATGTACCTTTTCTATATCCAATGTAGGATTTTTTA contains the following coding sequences:
- the LOC122200628 gene encoding olfactory receptor 10G9; its protein translation is MRNMSVVTTFILMGLPHAPALDIPLFGIFLVTYVLTVVGNFLILLVITVDSHLHTPMYYFLANLSFIDMWFSTVTVPKMLMPLVSPGGGAISFHSCVAQLYSFHFLGSTECFLYTVMSYDRYLAISRPLRYASLMGGRACALLATTTWLSGSLHSAVQTTLTFRLPYCGPSQIQHYFCDGPPILRLARADTSMNEMVIFVNIGVVASGCFLLIVLSYVSIVCSILKIRTSEGRCRAFQTCTSHCIVVLCFFVPCVFVYLRPGSKDAVDGIVAVFYTVLTPLLNPVVYTLRNKEVKKALLKLKDKVT